The proteins below come from a single Hemibagrus wyckioides isolate EC202008001 linkage group LG22, SWU_Hwy_1.0, whole genome shotgun sequence genomic window:
- the LOC131343212 gene encoding uncharacterized protein LOC131343212: protein MLSRAHTHLSADTHCTFFQCVDARALSGLIRFSFVYLMMSGHMFNMKLCTLLVFLFFLMIAPCLSLVPGFRSTVGELHQPAALSCEVRCSGPVKWIKIQKPSGDVVVARCDETSCSSEEGFNISHDQYLKGNLSLTITAADYSKRGWYTCWCEGKDVCDVSLRIKSVGFLQQVHPGDPLVLDFQVPEQLEVALNRRGHAGDGGGGGGARGAGGAQSSASVPVCSVEGRKLHCDDEYRKRTSLKCFLTLRAVQEDDTGVYSVLDTENDELISTHTVTLAGNDTDTNSTLPSEGKVESWDLRRIFEEEFRGLIVGGVMGLVGGVLLWFAVGWITMCCRRIMMKVRRCGTGDSTQQTDPEEDIELHKNANDQDDP, encoded by the exons ATGTTGagtcgcgcacacacacacctctcagctgatacacactgcactttctTCCAGTGTGTTGATGCACGTGCCTTATCCGGACTTATCCGatttagttttgtttatttaatgatgTCTGGACACATGTTCA atATGAAGCTCTGCACCCTGCTGGTGTTCCTCTTCTTCCTGATGATCGCTCCCT GTTTGTCCTTGGTGCCAGGTTTCAGGTCTACAGTAGGTGAGCTCCATCAGCCTGCTGCTCTGTCCTGTGAAGTCAGATGTTCAGGTCCAGTGAAATGGATCAAGATCCAGAAGCCGAGCGGAGATGTTGTCGTTGCTCGGTGTGATGAGACGTCCTGCAGCTCAGAGGAGGGGTTTAACATCTCCCATGATCAGTACCTGAAGgggaatctctctctcaccatcactGCAGCTGATTACAGTAAACGTGGCTGGTACACGTGTTGGTGTGAGGGCAAGGACGTGTGTGACGTGAGTCTTCGCattaaat CTGTTGGGTTCCTGCAGCAGGTCCATCCTGGAGATCCCCTGGTGCTGGATTTTCAGGTTCCTGAGCAATTGGAGGTTGCGTTAAACAGGAGAGGTCatgctggagatggtggtggtggtggtggtgctcgTGGTGCTGGTGGAGCTCAGAGCTCagcttcagtcccagtgtgtagtgtagaggggCGTAAACTTCACTGTGATGATGAATACAGGAAGCGAACATCTCTGAAGTGTTTCCTGACTCTGAGAGCAGTGCAGGAGGATGACACCGGTGTGTACAGTGTCCTGGACACTGAGAACGACGAGCttatatccacacacactgtcacactcgCAG GAAATGACACAGACACCAACAGCACCCTGCCTTCTGAAG GTAAAGTGGAGAGCTGGGACCTGAGGAGGATCTTTGAGGAGGAGTTCAGAGGACTGATTGTGGGAGGAGTAATGGGGTTGGTCGGCGGGGTTCTGCTTTGGTTTGCTGTTGGATGGATAACGATGTGCTGCAGACGTATCATGATGAAGGTGAGAAGGTGTGGGACAGGCGACAGCACACAGCAGACTGATCCTGAAGAAGACATCGAGCTGCACAAGAATGCTAATGATCAAGATGATCCATAA